The Streptomyces sp. NBC_00162 genome window below encodes:
- the sufU gene encoding Fe-S cluster assembly sulfur transfer protein SufU — protein sequence MKLDSMYQELILDHYKHPHGRGLRDGDAEVHHVNPTCGDEITLRVKYDGETLTDVSYEGQGCSISQASASVLNELLVGKELAEAQKIQGVFLELMQSKGKLEPTEEMEEVLEDAVAFVGVSKYPARVKCALLSWMAWKDATAQALGDAERKTA from the coding sequence GTGAAGCTGGATTCGATGTACCAGGAACTCATCCTGGACCACTACAAGCACCCGCACGGGCGTGGCCTGCGCGACGGCGACGCCGAGGTGCACCACGTCAACCCGACGTGCGGGGACGAGATCACGCTGCGCGTGAAGTACGACGGCGAGACGCTGACGGATGTCTCGTACGAGGGCCAGGGCTGCTCGATCAGCCAGGCCAGCGCGTCCGTACTGAACGAGCTGCTCGTCGGCAAGGAGCTGGCCGAGGCGCAGAAGATCCAGGGCGTGTTCCTGGAGCTGATGCAGTCCAAGGGCAAGCTGGAGCCGACCGAGGAGATGGAAGAGGTCCTGGAGGACGCGGTGGCGTTCGTCGGCGTCTCCAAGTATCCGGCGCGTGTGAAGTGTGCTCTGCTGAGTTGGATGGCCTGGAAGGACGCGACCGCCCAGGCTCTGGGCGACGCGGAGAGGAAGACGGCATGA
- a CDS encoding metal-sulfur cluster assembly factor has translation MTENATPEASIKPATEEEVREALYDVVDPELGIDVVNLGLIYGIHVDDANIATLDMTLTSAACPLTDVIEDQAKSATDGIVNELRINWVWMPPWGPDKITDDGREQLRALGFNV, from the coding sequence ATGACCGAGAACGCGACGCCCGAGGCGTCGATCAAGCCGGCCACCGAGGAAGAGGTCCGCGAGGCCCTCTACGACGTGGTCGACCCCGAGCTGGGCATCGACGTCGTCAACCTGGGCCTGATCTACGGCATCCACGTCGACGACGCGAACATCGCCACCCTCGACATGACGCTGACCTCGGCGGCCTGTCCGCTGACGGATGTCATCGAGGACCAGGCGAAGTCGGCGACGGACGGCATCGTCAACGAGCTTCGCATCAACTGGGTCTGGATGCCCCCGTGGGGCCCGGACAAGATCACGGACGACGGCCGTGAGCAGCTGCGCGCGCTCGGCTTCAACGTCTGA
- a CDS encoding DMT family transporter: MPYVLLAAAIAAEVAGTTAMKFSDGFTKLWPSLGTVLGYLIAFTLLAQTLKTMSVGTAYAIWAGVGTAAIAAIGMLFMGEAASAAKIAGIALVIGGVVLLNMGGAH; encoded by the coding sequence ATGCCCTACGTACTGCTTGCCGCGGCCATCGCCGCCGAGGTCGCCGGAACCACCGCCATGAAGTTCAGCGACGGCTTCACGAAGCTGTGGCCCTCGCTCGGCACGGTGCTGGGCTACCTCATCGCCTTCACCCTGCTCGCGCAGACGCTGAAGACGATGTCGGTGGGCACGGCGTACGCGATATGGGCCGGGGTGGGGACCGCCGCGATCGCCGCCATCGGGATGCTGTTCATGGGAGAAGCCGCCAGCGCCGCGAAGATCGCCGGGATCGCCCTGGTGATCGGCGGCGTGGTGCTGCTGAACATGGGCGGGGCGCACTGA
- a CDS encoding TetR/AcrR family transcriptional regulator: MAPGVRRYDPERRQRIIDAAIRVVGAKGIAGLSHRTAAAEADVPLGSTTYHFKTLDDLLVAALRQANEGFAQAVAGSPALADPDADLAQALARLLGEFLAVDRGRVELEYELYLAALRRPALRPVAAEWGEAMAAALTPRTDPVTARALVAVMDGMGLQVLLTDAEYDEPYAREILGRVLRPA, translated from the coding sequence ATGGCCCCCGGCGTGCGCAGGTACGACCCCGAGCGGCGCCAGCGGATCATCGACGCGGCGATCCGGGTGGTGGGCGCCAAGGGCATCGCGGGGCTGAGCCACCGCACCGCGGCCGCGGAGGCCGACGTACCGCTCGGGTCGACCACCTACCACTTCAAGACCCTGGACGACCTGCTGGTCGCGGCCCTGCGCCAGGCCAACGAGGGCTTCGCGCAGGCCGTGGCGGGCTCGCCGGCGCTGGCCGATCCGGACGCGGACCTCGCGCAGGCGCTGGCCCGCCTGCTGGGCGAGTTCCTGGCGGTGGACCGGGGGCGGGTGGAGCTGGAGTACGAGCTGTACCTCGCGGCCCTGCGGCGCCCGGCGCTGCGGCCGGTGGCGGCGGAGTGGGGCGAGGCGATGGCCGCGGCCCTGACCCCGCGCACGGATCCGGTGACGGCCCGGGCGCTGGTCGCGGTCATGGACGGCATGGGCCTGCAGGTCCTGCTGACGGACGCGGAGTACGACGAACCGTACGCGCGCGAGATCCTGGGGCGGGTCCTGCGGCCCGCCTAG
- a CDS encoding winged helix-turn-helix transcriptional regulator — MAQRTHLGDADCSIAQALDVVGDWWTLLIVRDTARGLHRFDELQRELGMSRKVLAERLKLLVEAGVLTREPYRERPVRHEYRLTPRGRGLLPVLVALQDWGDSWILGEGEMTATTTEASREAERVHALRGTRLPELLLPDRSGELRDPVADTAFTVLYCFPGAYARAESYPPGWAGIPGAKGCTFESCTYRDQLAEFTAAGATVHGVSTQRPDEQREFAERERLRFPLLSDADLALTAALRLPTFRAAGVTRIKRLTLVLDRDRTVREVFYPIQDIEASVQAALTAVRATA; from the coding sequence ATGGCCCAGCGCACACACCTCGGCGACGCGGACTGCTCGATCGCCCAGGCCCTCGACGTGGTGGGCGACTGGTGGACGCTGCTGATCGTGCGCGACACCGCGCGCGGCCTGCACCGCTTCGACGAGCTCCAGCGCGAGCTGGGGATGTCCCGCAAGGTGCTGGCCGAGCGGCTGAAGCTGCTGGTCGAGGCCGGGGTGCTGACGCGCGAGCCGTACCGGGAACGCCCGGTGCGGCACGAGTACCGGCTGACCCCGCGCGGCCGGGGGCTGCTGCCGGTGCTGGTGGCCCTCCAGGACTGGGGGGACAGCTGGATCCTGGGAGAGGGAGAGATGACGGCGACGACCACCGAGGCCTCACGCGAGGCGGAACGGGTCCACGCGCTGCGCGGCACCCGGCTGCCCGAGCTGCTGCTGCCGGACCGCTCCGGCGAGCTCCGCGACCCGGTGGCGGACACCGCTTTCACGGTCCTGTACTGCTTCCCCGGCGCGTACGCGCGCGCCGAGTCCTATCCGCCCGGCTGGGCCGGGATCCCGGGCGCCAAGGGCTGCACGTTCGAGTCGTGCACATACCGCGACCAGCTCGCGGAGTTCACCGCAGCGGGCGCCACCGTGCACGGGGTGTCGACCCAGCGCCCGGACGAGCAGCGGGAGTTCGCGGAGCGCGAGCGGCTGCGCTTCCCGCTCCTGTCAGACGCGGATCTGGCCCTGACGGCGGCGCTGCGGCTGCCGACGTTCCGCGCGGCGGGAGTGACCCGGATCAAGCGGCTGACCCTGGTCCTCGACCGGGACCGCACGGTGCGCGAGGTATTCTACCCGATCCAGGACATCGAGGCGAGCGTCCAGGCGGCCCTGACCGCCGTCCGCGCCACGGCCTAG
- a CDS encoding MFS transporter yields the protein MQGFKDVPRTVWLLAAGVFVNAVVSFTFVFVFLYLTGPRALGTAQAGLVTGIGGIGLVAGNFTGGWYGDRFGHRRVLLLASTLGGLTLAAFPLLPTPLLYAALPVAQYASGVVRAANSALVAITVPQGARRQAFAVVRCVSNGGFTLGPPLGALVATGLSYDWLFVGDGLGTLFFALWTARVVPARSADRTPAAAPDGGLGRGVWGELRARPAVLVLLGAILVVDVIYRQQYSAFPVYLADHGLDTSAYGLIVALNGAVILVLELPAAVALRARPPLGVVGVGLLLVGAGYGALLLGTGIAAAVAMMVLLSLGEILYKTPATAYVADQAPPHAIGRFQSLYAGISVSGVVLAPPLGGALYSAAPGLLWPLCAVLAAGAGGAVLWAHARQRRHAVRPAHETGSRPRAVAG from the coding sequence CTGCAGGGGTTCAAAGACGTACCGAGGACTGTGTGGCTGCTGGCTGCGGGGGTCTTCGTCAACGCCGTCGTCAGCTTCACGTTCGTCTTCGTCTTCCTCTACCTGACCGGCCCGCGCGCCCTGGGCACCGCGCAGGCGGGCCTCGTCACCGGTATCGGCGGCATCGGCCTGGTCGCCGGCAATTTCACCGGCGGCTGGTACGGCGACCGCTTCGGCCACCGCCGGGTGCTGCTCCTCGCGTCCACGCTGGGCGGACTGACCCTGGCGGCCTTCCCGCTGCTGCCCACCCCGCTGCTGTACGCGGCCCTGCCGGTGGCCCAGTACGCCTCCGGTGTGGTGCGCGCCGCCAACTCCGCGCTGGTCGCCATCACCGTCCCGCAGGGGGCCAGGCGCCAGGCCTTCGCCGTCGTACGCTGCGTCTCCAACGGGGGGTTCACCCTCGGGCCGCCGCTGGGCGCGCTCGTCGCGACCGGGCTCTCGTACGACTGGCTCTTCGTCGGAGACGGCCTCGGCACCCTCTTCTTCGCGCTGTGGACCGCCCGGGTCGTCCCGGCGCGCAGCGCGGACCGAACCCCCGCCGCGGCCCCGGACGGGGGTCTGGGCCGCGGCGTATGGGGGGAGCTCCGGGCCAGGCCCGCGGTCCTCGTCCTGCTGGGCGCGATCCTGGTGGTCGACGTCATCTACCGCCAGCAGTACTCGGCCTTCCCCGTCTACCTCGCCGACCACGGCCTCGACACCAGCGCCTACGGGCTGATCGTCGCCCTCAACGGGGCCGTCATCCTCGTCCTGGAGCTGCCGGCCGCCGTCGCCCTGCGCGCCCGCCCGCCGCTGGGCGTCGTCGGCGTCGGGCTCCTGCTCGTCGGCGCCGGGTACGGGGCGCTGCTGCTCGGGACCGGGATCGCGGCGGCCGTCGCCATGATGGTGCTGCTGAGTCTCGGCGAGATCCTCTACAAGACCCCCGCCACGGCCTACGTCGCCGACCAGGCGCCCCCGCACGCCATCGGGAGGTTCCAGAGCCTGTACGCGGGAATCTCGGTCAGCGGGGTCGTGCTCGCCCCGCCGCTGGGCGGAGCGCTGTACTCCGCCGCGCCCGGGCTGCTGTGGCCGCTGTGCGCGGTGCTCGCGGCGGGGGCGGGCGGGGCGGTGCTGTGGGCCCACGCCAGGCAGCGGCGACACGCGGTCCGACCGGCACATGAGACCGGTTCGCGACCTCGGGCGGTCGCCGGTTAG
- the dapD gene encoding 2,3,4,5-tetrahydropyridine-2,6-dicarboxylate N-succinyltransferase — protein MTATRTTGAVAAGLATIAADGTVLDTWFPAPELVAESGPAGTERLTAERAVELLGAAAAKAIRQDAVRGVEVVAVRTVISSLEDKPLDAHDAYLRLHLLSHRLVKPHGQNLDGVFGLLANVAWTSLGPVAVDQVETVRLNARAEGLHLQVTSIDKFPRMTDYVAPKGVRIADADRVRLGAHLAEGTTVMHEGFVNFNAGTLGTSMVEGRISAGVVVGDGSDIGGGASTMGTLSGGGKQIISIGARTLIGAEAGVGIALGDECVVEAGLYVTAGTRVTLPDGQIVKALELSGASNILFRRNSVTGAVEARPYKAAWGGLNEVLHSHN, from the coding sequence ATGACTGCTACGCGTACCACCGGCGCCGTCGCCGCCGGACTTGCCACCATCGCCGCCGACGGCACCGTCCTCGACACCTGGTTCCCCGCCCCCGAGCTGGTCGCCGAGTCCGGCCCGGCCGGCACCGAGCGCCTCACCGCCGAGCGCGCCGTGGAGCTGCTGGGCGCCGCCGCGGCGAAGGCGATCCGCCAGGACGCGGTCCGCGGCGTCGAGGTCGTGGCCGTCCGTACGGTGATCTCCTCCCTGGAGGACAAGCCGCTGGACGCGCACGACGCGTACCTGCGCCTGCACCTGCTCAGCCACCGCCTGGTCAAGCCGCACGGCCAGAACCTCGACGGCGTGTTCGGCCTGCTGGCCAACGTGGCCTGGACCTCGCTGGGCCCGGTCGCCGTCGACCAGGTCGAGACCGTCCGCCTCAACGCGCGCGCCGAGGGCCTGCACCTCCAGGTCACCTCGATCGACAAGTTCCCCCGGATGACGGACTACGTCGCCCCCAAGGGCGTGCGCATCGCCGACGCGGACCGCGTCCGCCTCGGCGCGCACCTCGCCGAGGGCACCACCGTCATGCACGAGGGCTTCGTCAACTTCAACGCCGGCACCCTGGGCACCTCCATGGTCGAGGGCCGCATCTCCGCGGGCGTCGTCGTCGGCGACGGCTCCGACATCGGCGGCGGCGCCTCCACGATGGGCACCCTCTCGGGCGGCGGCAAGCAGATCATCTCGATCGGCGCGCGCACCCTGATCGGCGCCGAGGCGGGCGTCGGCATCGCGCTCGGCGACGAGTGCGTCGTAGAGGCCGGCCTCTACGTGACCGCGGGCACCCGGGTCACCCTCCCGGACGGCCAGATCGTCAAGGCCCTGGAGCTCTCCGGCGCCAGCAACATCCTCTTCCGCCGCAACTCGGTCACCGGCGCCGTCGAGGCCCGCCCGTACAAGGCGGCCTGGGGCGGCCTGAACGAGGTCCTGCACAGCCACAACTGA
- a CDS encoding GNAT family N-acetyltransferase, whose translation MIFRTATRADLPAVLALLADEDRVVDPDSVVVDTAQERAFDAIEADARNEMLVLTDETDGVVLGCLQLTYIPGLGQGGRDRALVEAVRIRADRRGGGLGAELMKQAVNRARERGCGLVQLTSNKRRTAAHRFYERLGFARSHEGFKLRLEP comes from the coding sequence ATGATCTTCCGTACCGCCACGCGCGCTGATCTGCCCGCCGTGCTCGCCCTGCTGGCCGACGAGGACCGGGTCGTGGACCCGGACTCGGTCGTCGTCGACACGGCGCAGGAGCGCGCTTTCGACGCCATCGAAGCGGACGCCCGCAACGAGATGCTGGTCCTCACCGATGAGACGGACGGGGTCGTCCTGGGCTGCCTGCAGTTGACGTACATACCGGGCCTCGGCCAGGGCGGGCGGGATCGGGCGCTGGTGGAGGCGGTACGGATCCGCGCGGACCGGCGGGGCGGGGGCCTGGGCGCGGAGCTGATGAAGCAGGCCGTGAACCGGGCCCGTGAGCGGGGCTGCGGCCTGGTGCAGCTGACCAGCAACAAGCGGCGGACCGCCGCCCACCGCTTCTACGAGCGCCTGGGCTTCGCCCGCAGCCACGAGGGCTTCAAGCTGCGCCTCGAGCCGTAG